ACTTTTAGTCCAAGCAGACTGTAAGATAGATTGTGGAAAATCTAATACTAGGTGAGCGGGATTGAAAAGATCGATCGCAGTCATGGCGGAAGGACTCCTGGTTAATTTCGAGCGTTTATTCTTTGCTGTAGTAACTAGCTAGCCATTCTTCTAATAACGAGCTAATGCTTTTTAGTATGTCCGAGGTTAGGGATATATGCATAGTATCCTTACTCCAAACAGCCAAAGATTTGAGGAGCGTTTTTCTGACTTTTGATAACTTGCGCGAAATGCTATATTGCTGGGTGTTTAACTGTTTGGCTATTTGAGATTGTTTTAACTGCCGTGCGTAATAAAGTTCTAGTAGTTCGCGGTCTTCTGCATTTAAAGCCTCAATAGTCGTGGTTAAAAATTGATTGATGTCTGTCTGCTGTTGGCTGCGACGAGCAACTTCTTCGCTAGCGATCATTTCAGTTAACAGAGAATCATCTACTTCTCCTACTAAACTATCGGCTATAGTTCCAGAATCATACCCAGGCTTTGGTTTGTCAATTGAGGTAACGCTGGGAAATAAATAGGAGCGAGCCGCTCGAACACAGGCAAATACCGCTTTTTCTATACTTGCAGCTGTAGCAGAGTCTCCAGGAGAAGATAGTTTTTGTCGCTCTTGGTTGTATAATTCGGCGATCGCCTGCCAGGTCTCTGGTTGGGGTTTTGGCAGTTTGCGTGTCGAGTTTGCTCGTTCGGGAACGTAA
This DNA window, taken from Myxosarcina sp. GI1, encodes the following:
- a CDS encoding sigma-70 family RNA polymerase sigma factor; translated protein: MLPRQDIVTIFSTFVQFDCDRFNSWATDPRLRRSMQQHHSQVERASENFWTIYWHKLWHQQPQSIAKQHLAAYLQEVCYWSASKTITGFSNTQYGVADCFQLAILEIERVLNGFDRERGFNLKSYASITFGNVIRELLRQKKELDICSDWSLLRKLSQKRLTESLSNAGLDETAIERYVLACNCLKTIYVPERANSTRKLPKPQPETWQAIAELYNQERQKLSSPGDSATAASIEKAVFACVRAARSYLFPSVTSIDKPKPGYDSGTIADSLVGEVDDSLLTEMIASEEVARRSQQQTDINQFLTTTIEALNAEDRELLELYYARQLKQSQIAKQLNTQQYSISRKLSKVRKTLLKSLAVWSKDTMHISLTSDILKSISSLLEEWLASYYSKE